Below is a genomic region from Thermochromatium tepidum ATCC 43061.
ACTCACGCGCGATACGCATGAGCTCGGCGTGTTCCTGACGGCAGGACGGACACCACGAGGCCCAGACGTTCACCAGCGACACCTCGCCGATGAGGATGTCGCGGGTCAGGGTGCGGTTGGGATCCTTGAGATCGGGCAGACTGAACTCAGGGGCCGGTTTGCCGACCAGGGGCGAGGGGATCTGGCGCGGATCCAGTTGCAATCCATAGAAGAGCAGGGCCGCCAGGGCCAGGAAGACCCCGAGCGGGATGAGGGCGCGTTTGGCGGATGGGTTCATGTTCGATCCTTCAGGCCTTGGCCAGCGCGATCCCGGTCGGAACGGTCGCGGTCTGGCGCACGGTACGATAACGCCGATCGGTCGCGGCCCAGGCGCCGCCGATGGCCATCAGGAGGCAGCCGAGCCAGATCCAGCGCACATAGGGTTTGTAATAAAGCCGCACTGCCCAGTCACCCTGGGTACCGACCGGCTCGCCGAGCGAGACATAGATGTCGCGCAAGAGTCCGGCATCGATCGCCGCCTCGGTCATGGGCATGCCGCCCGAGAGATAATGGCGCTTCTCGGGAGAGAGGCGGGCGATCTCCCGTTCGCCGCGATAGACGATGAAGTCGCCCCGGAACGCCCGATAGTTGGGTCCGGGCACGGCGGTCACGCCATTGAACTGGAAGCGGTAGCCTGCGACCTCGTGACTGGCGCCGGGCGATAGCCGTACATCGGTCTCTTCGCCGTGGATCGAGACCAGGGTCACGCCGACGATGAAGACCGCTAGCCCCAGGTGCGCCAACCACATGCCGTAATAGCCGCGGCTGTTGCCAGCGAGATCGGCCTTGAGCGCGCGCAGCCCGCCCTTGTGCCTGAGCCGCTCGAATAGACCCAGCACATGGGCGACCACCAGCCATACCGCCATGCCGACGCCGAATCCGGTCGCTATCTGATCAGCGGACATTCCCGGCAGCGAGACCGCTAGGAAGGCCGTAACGCCGAGCGCCAGCGCAATCCAGAGCGCGCGCACCAGACGCCAGGGCTCGTCGTGTTTCCAGTGCACATGGGGCCCGATCGCCGTGGCCAGGATTAGGAGCGGCGACAGGGCAACAAACATCTTGTTGAACCAGGGGAAGCCGACCGAGATCTTGCCCCAGCCCGCCGCCTCATAGATCAGCGGGGCCAGGGTGCCGAACAGCACCAGGGCGGCGAGGGTGGAGAGCAAAAGGTTGTTGATGAGCAGAAAGGTCTCGCGCGAGAGCAGATCGAAGCGTCCGCCGCCAGAGATCGTCGGTGCGCGCCAGGCATAGAGCGCGAGCGAACCGCCGATGACGAGACATAGAAACAGCAGGATGAAGGTACCGCGCGCCGGATCCGTGGCAAAGGCATGGACCGAGGTCAAGACCCCCGAACGCACCAGAAAGGTGCCGAGCAAAGACAGCGAGAAGGTCGCAATCGCCAGCAGCACCGTCCAGTTCTTGAAGGCCGCGCGCTTCTCGGTCACCGCCAGCGAGTGTATCAGTGCGGTACCGACCAGCCAGGGCATGAAGGAGGCATTCTCGACCGGGTCCCAGAACCACCAGCCGCCCCAGCCGAGTTCGTAGTAGGCCCACCAGGAGCCGAGTGCGATGCCGATGGTCAGGAATACCCAGGCCATGGTGGTCCAGGGCCGCGACCAGCGTGCCCAGGCCGCGTCGAGCTTGCCGCCGATCAGGGCAGCGATGGCAAAGGCAAAGGCCACCGAGAAGCCGACATAGCCCATATAGAGCAGCGGCGGGTGGATGGCCAATCCGGGATCCTGCAACAGCGGATTGAGGTCGCGGCCCTCGGGCGGTGCTGGGAAGATCCGCTCGAACGGGTTGGAGGTCAGCAGCATGAACAGCAGGAAGCCGATCGCGACCATCGCCTGGACCGAGAGGACGCGCGCGATCATCGGCAGCGGCAGGTGGCGGCTGAACTGCGCGACCGCTGCGCCCCAGCCGGCGAGCATCAGTACCCACAGCAGCAGCGAGCCCTCGTGTGCCCCCCAGATGGCCGAGACCTTATAGGGCGTCGGCATCAGGGTATTGGAATTGGACGCGACATAGAGCACCGAAAAATCATCGCCTAGGAAGGCGATCAGCAGACAGAGAAAGGCGATGCCGATGAAGCTGAGCTGACCCCAGGCCAGCGGACGCGCCATGGCCATCCAGGCGCGGTTGCCGGTGAAGCTCCCGATCAGGGGCACGCTGGCCTGGACCAGGGTCAGCATCAGCGCCAGCAATAGGGCGAAATGACCGAGTTCAGGGACCATCAGTGGGCGGCTCCGCTGTTGGCTGGGGGTTGGCCAGCGGCCCCTGCCACACCCTCGGCATGGGCGGTCTGGAGCGTGCTTGCGACCTCGGGTGGCATGTATTCCTCATCATGCTTGGCCAGGACCTCCTCGGCCTGGAACACGCCATCCGGGCGTAGTCGGCCCTTGGCGACAACGCCCGAGCCTTCCTTGAACAAATCGGGCAAGATGCCCTCATAGGCGACCTTGACGGTCGCTACGTTGTCGGTCACGTCGAAATAGACCGTCAGGCCCTCGTCCTGGCGCCGCAACGAACCCTTGGTGACCAGTCCGCCGAGTCGGAAGACGTGATTGCTTGGGGCCTCCTTGGCCAGCACCTGGGAGGGGCTGAAGAAATAGGAGAGATTGCTCTGGAGGGCGGTGATGGCCAGGGTCGAGGCCGCGCCAATCCCGAGGATCGCCAGGCCGACGAAGAGCAGGCGTTTCTGTCGTGCTTTCATAGCGGGCATTTCACTCCGAACGCGAGGATTGGGACAGTCGGGCCAGTCGACCCAAACGCGCCCAAATGGTTCGCTGCTGAAGACGCAGTTGTAGCACCTCAGCCACCAAGACCAGGGCCACCATGCCATAGGCGCCCCAGACGAAGAAGGCGTAACCGCCCTGAGAGAGGAAATCGCTCATCGTGAACGCTCCCGGTTCAGCAATTCTTGGACCCAGCTCGCTTCGGCCTCGCGCCTGAGGATGATCGCACGCAGTCGCATCAAGCTGGTCGCAAAGGAGTACATCCAGAAGGCCAGGGTCATGGTCAGCATCGAAAATAGGATGTTGCTCTCGATCTTGCCCAGCCCAGAACGCTGGTGGAGGGCCGCGCACTGGGTTGGGTCGGGACAGTTGATCGACCAGTAGATGACCGGGACCATGACCAGTCCGACGATCGCCAGCAGGGCCGAGGCGCGGTCGGCGCGGCGGGTGTCGTCGATGGCGGCGTGCAGGGCGATATAGCCGATATAGAGAAAGAACAGCACCAGCTCCGAGGTCAGACGCGGATCCCAGTCCCAATAGGTGCCCCAGCTCGGACGGCCCCAAAAGGCACCGGTCCAGAGCGCCAGGAAGGTGAAGACCGCGCCGGTCGGTGCGACCGCGTTGGCCATCATGAACGACAGCCGGGTGTTGAAGACCAGCCCGAGCGCCGCCCAGAACACCAGCACGACATAGAGCCACATCGACATCCAGGCCGCCGGGACATGGACGAAGATGATGCGGTAATACTCCTTCTGCGCATTGCTGCCGCCGAGCTGATCGGGCGTCTGGAAAAACCCCCAGTAGAGACCGATCACGAGTAACACCCCGGTCAGGATCCAGAAGGGCGGGATGAGGCGGCCCGCGAGCGGATAGAAGGTCGCGGGCGAGGCAAATTTGAACCAGTTCAGGGTCATGGCAGTAGCGTCATTCCAGCGAGATCTTGAGCGCCGCTGCCGAGGCCAGTGGCGCCAGTGTCAGGGCCGCGAGCAGAAAGGCACTCAGCAGCATCAGATAGGGTTCGGTGTCGGTGAGCGCGATCCGGCTGACCTCGACCGCACCGGCGCCATAGACCAGCACCGGGATATAGAGCGGTAGGATCAGGAGCGAAAGCAGGATCCCACCGCCACGCAGTCCGAGCGTCAAGGCCGCGCCGATGGCCCCGATCAGGCTCAGGATCGGCGTACCGAGCAGGAGTGCGAGCATCATGATCCCGATCTGGGCCTCCGAGAGATGGTACTGCATCCCGACCAAGGGCGCGATCAGCACCAGCGGCAGTCCGGTCAGCAGCCAGTGCGCGCCGACCTTGGCCAGCACCAAGAGCGACAGCGGCTGGGGGGTCAGGAGCATCTGCTCCAGCGTCCCATCCTCATAGTCCGCCGCGAACAGCCGCTCCAGCGCCAGCATCGAGGCCAGCAGGGCCGCGACCCAGACCACGCCAGGTCCCAGGATCTGCAACACCTGACGCTCGGTGCCCACTCCAAGCGGAAACAGACTGACCACGATCACAAAGAAAAACAGCGTGGTGAGCACCTCGGTCCGCCGCCGCAGGGCCAGTAGCAGATCGCGCTTGAGGATGCACCAGAAGACCGCCCACATCGTCTCAGCCCCCCAGATCCAGACGGGCGACCTGGCCCGAGGTCAGTGGTACCTCCTGGTGCGTGGTCAGGACCACCAGACCGCCGCCGGCCAGATGCTCGGCGATCAGCCCCTGGAGCAGGGCCACGGCCTCGACGTCGAGCGCCGTGAATGGCTCGTCCAGCACCCAGAGCCGGGCGCGACTGAGGATGAGCCGAGCCAGGGCCACGCGCCTCTTCTGGCCCTGCGAGAGCATCCGCGTCGGTAGATCCTCGAAGCCGCGCAGACCGATACGCGCAAGCGCCTGCCAGACCGCATCGCTTCCAACTGGATCGCCGTCGAGCCGGGCGGCGATCGCCAGGTTTTCGAGCCCGGTCAGGTCAGACTTGATGCCATTGAGATGGCCGCAGTACAAAAGCTCGCGCCGATAGTCCTCGGCCAGGGTGCGGATCGACTCACCACGCCAGCGCACCTCGCCTGCATCCGGGGTGAAGAGTCCGCAGAGTGTCCGCAACAGTGTGGTCTTGCCGCTCCCGTTGCGCCCGCGTACATGGAGCAAGGTTCCGGGCCCCAGTACCAGATCCAATCCACTGAACAGACGCCGGTCACCGCGCCGGCATTCGAGTCCGATGACCTCAAGCATGGCGGACCTCGTCGTCACCGCGATCCATCCAGTGCGGCGGCGGTCCCGGGTGCTGGATCACCCAGCAGTGGTGGAGGCGTGGATTGCGGGCGAAGTCGCGCGGCAGGGTCTGGGCGCTGATGTCGCTGACCTCGAAGGGCGCCAGCCCCTCCAGATCCAGGCGGAAGCGGCGCAGATTGTTTGAAAAGATCAGCCGCCCGCCGGGTTCGAGCAGACGCATGGTCGATTGGATGATGGCGACATGGTCGCGCTGGATATCGAGCGTACCCTGCATCCGCTTGGAGGTCGAGAAGCTCGGCGGGTCGAGAAAGATCAGATCGAAACGGCACCGTCCGAACATCGACTCGATCCAGCGCAGACAGTCGGCTTGGATGAGCCGATGATTCGGCCCCTGGATCCCGTTGAGCTCCAGATTGCGCGCTGCCCAGTTCAGATAGGTCCGCGACAGATCGACCGTGGTGGTCGAGACCGCCCCGCCCTTTGCGGCATATACGGTCGCGGTCCCCGTGTAGGCAAAGAGGTTGAGGAAACGCTTGCCGGCGGCGAGCGCGCCGATCAGCCGCCGTACCTCGCGATGGTTGAGAAAGAGTCCGGTGTCTAGATAGTCCTCGAAGTTGACCAGGAACCTGTGGCCATATTCCGCGACCTCATGAAAGCGCCTGGTCTGGGCCAGCCGTTCGTATTGGGCACGGCCCTTCTGCGGACGGCGTACCTTGAGGAACACCTGTTCGCAGGGCACCTCCAACACCTCGGGGATCAGACCCAGGGCCTCGCGCAGCCGCCGGCGCGCCTGCTTGGGATCGATGCTCGGCGGCGCGGCATATTCCTGGACATGCACGAAGCGCCGGTCGCCCTCGTAGAGGTCGATCGCCAGGGCATACTCGGGCAGGTCGGCGTCATAGAGACGCAGACAGTCGATGCCTTCGCGTTCACGCCATTGGCGCAGCGCCCGGAGGTTTTTCTTCAATCGATTGGCGAGCATGGTGGCACCCGGGCTGCGTTCTGCGGGCGGCAGTGGGCGCGGCAGATGACTGATGAAGTAACGCGGCTCGACCTGAAAGCTCAGCAGCCGGCATTCGATCGGACCATTGTAGAGGCTGTGGATCCGGGTCGCCCGCAGACCCAGGCGCTTGCCGAGTTCGGGGTTGGCGGTTAAGACCGCCGCGCGCCAGCCGAGAAAGCGCTCCCTAAGCAGCATACCCAGGCGCGCATAGAGCTGGCCTAGGTCCTCATTAGCGCCGAGCCGCTCACCATAGGGTGGGTTGACGATCACCAGCCCCTCGTCCTCTTCCCGTCCGGGCCGGCAGTCGGCCAACTCGCGGCACTCGAAGTGGGCCAGACCGGCGAGTCCGGCACGCTTAAGGTGATGCAGGGAGGCGCGGATGGCGTTGGGGTCGATGTCATAGCCGCGCAACGCGCCGAGCCGTTTGAGTCCGGCCGTCCGACGCAGACGCGCCTCGGCCAGCAGTCGCTGCCAGGCCAGCTCGTCGTGTTGGATCCAGCCGTGGAAACCGAAACGCTTGCGCAAGAGACCGGGCGCGATGTCGGCAGCGATCAGGGCGCCCTCGATGACGAGCGTGCCCGAGCCGCACATGGGATCGATCAGGGAACCGCCCTCGGCGGCGATCTCGGGCCAACCGGCGCGCAGCAGGAGCGCGGCGGCCAGATTCTCCTTGAGCGGCGCAGCAAAACCGGCCTCGCGATAGCCGCGCTGATGCAGCGACTCGCCCGAGAGATCCAGGCTGAAGGCGAGGGTATCACAATTGCCATAGAGATGGATGCGCAGATCCGGAGACTCGGGATCGACGCTCGGACGCCGTCCGTAGAGCCGGTTGAAGCGATCGGCGATGGCGTCCTTGACCTGGAGGATGGCGAAATGCGGGTGGGTGACGCCCTCGAGTTGGCCATCGAACTGAATGGCGAAGGTACGCTCCGGGGCCAGATGCTCCTCCCAGGGGATCTTTAACGCGCTGTCGCGGATCTCGTCCGGACCGCCGAGCGACACCTGAGCGAGCGGCAGCAGGATGCGGTTGGCGATCCGCGACCACAAACAGGCACGGTAGCCATCCTCGATGCGTCCCGAGAAGCGTGCACCGCCGCGCGTCTCGGTGGCCTCCGCCATCCCGAGTCGGGTCAGCTCTTCGGCGAGCAGGCTGCCGAGATGCTTGGGGGCAGAGGCGAAGAAGAGATGATCGGACATGCGGTTGGCGAGACTCCGGGGATGGACTGAACCTGGAGGTTGAACTCGGTTTGGACGCCGTTAGGCGGGTTAGGGGCAGTTCGTCCGGTGCGACGATCGCACCGGATGGTGCTGTCCTTCAATCCTTGTTCAGCAGATCAGCGAGACCGGCGAAGGGATTGAAGGTCGCCGCCGAACCGGCGTTGGCACTCGCTTTGGCCGGCTTGCCGGTACCACGCGCGAGCGCCGCCAGATGCTCTTCGTACTTCTGGTGCTCGTTGTCGTGACAGTAGATGCACAGCAGCTCCCAGTTGCTGCCGTCGGGCGGGTTGTTGTCGTGATCCATATCCTTGTGATGCACCGTCAGCTCGCGCAGATTCTCGCGCGTGAAGGTGCGGGCACAGCGTCCGCAGACCCAGGGATAGAGCTTGAGCGCCTGATCGCGATAGCCGGCGGCGCGCTCTTCGCTCGCCTTGCGCGCCTTGGCGACGACCTGATCGAGCTTGGCGGTATCGATGGGCTTGCCGGTCTTGCCATGGCGGGGAGGGTTGTGCGTGGCCATGTGTCGATGTCGTCTCAGGGGAGGGATGGTGCGCGAGGGGGGACTCGAACCCCCACGGAGTGCTCCACTGGAACCTAAATCCAGCGCGTCTACCAATTTCGCCACCCGCGCGATCTGGGCATTTTAACCCGATTTCAGAAAAATCGGTAATGGATGGCAGGTCGGCGGATCGCAAGCTGAATGCCAGCTTCCAGCCCCCCAGTGGCTGGCCACTGGTCGCTTGCACAAACGGGACGAGGCGTTGCCGTCTCGTCCCGTTTGTTGTTTAAGCCTTGAATCAGACCAGCTCGATCAGATTTGGTCAGATTTGGTACGGCTCAGTCCGAACCATCAATGCTCCAGCGCGCCCTCGGCGCCGATGCCTGTCTCACAGCGGACGCGCTGGGCCTCGAACGCTTGACACTCGCGTCTGGCCCGTTCAGAGCGATCGAGCAGCGAGACGATCCAGATCGCGACGAAGGCCAGCGGCATCGAGACGATCGCCGGGTTGTTAAGCGCGATCAGACCGACCGGTTTGCCGTCGGCGCCGAGGTTCCCAAACACATCGCCCCAGACCGCCTTCGACAGCACAGTGAGCACCACGGCACTGATCAGGCCGACCAGGCCACCGGCCAGGGCACCATGGGTGGTCATCCGACCCCAGAGGATCGAGGTCACCAGCACCGGGAAGTTGGCGCTCGCGGCGACCGCGAAGGCCAGACCCACCATGAAGGCCACGTTCTGGCTCTCGAAGGCGATCCCGAGTGCGATCGCAAGCAGCCCCAGACCGAAGGTCGCAATCTTGGAGATCCGGATCTCGGTGGTCTCGTTACCGTGGCCGCGCGCGATGACACTGGCATAGAGATCGTGCGAGATCGCCGAGGCCCCGGCCAGGGTCAGACCCGCGACCACGGCCAGGATGGTGGCGAAGGCCACCGCCGAGATGAAGCCCAAAAACAGATTGCCGCCGACCGCCTCGGCAAGCCGGATGGCAACCATGTTGGTGCCGCCGTCGAGCCCCTTGACCAGTTGCTCCTTGATCAGTGAACCATCGGTGGCGAGCGCCTCGGGTTTGAAGAAGGCCGGGTGCTGGGCGAGCAGCACGATGGCCGCGAAACCGATGATGAAGGTCAGGATATAGAAATAACCGATGAAGCCGGTGGCATAGAACACCGATTTGCGCGCCTCCTTGGCGTCCGGCACGGTGAAGAAACGCATCAGGATGTGCGGAAGACCAGCGGTGCCGAACATGAGTGCCAGACCCAACGAGATGGCGTTGAACGGATCCGTGACCAGCGAGCCGGGCGACATGATGGCGAGTCCCTTGGGATGGGTCGCGACCGCCTGACGGAACATCTCCTCGGGCGAAAAGCCGAAGCTCGAGAGCGCGGCCACGGCCATGAAGGTGGCGCCCGAGAGCAACAGCACCGCCTTGATGATCTGCACCCAGGTCGTCGCCGTCATGCCGCCGAAGATGACATAGATCATCATCAGCACGCCGACCACAACCACGGCCATCCAGTAATCCAGACCGAACAGGAGCTGGATCAGTTTGCCGGCGCCGACCATCTGCGCGATCAGATAGAAGGCGACCACGACCAGCGAGGAGATCGCCGCCAGGGTACGGATCCTGGTCTGATCGAAACGGTAGGCGCTGACGTCGGCGAAGGTGAATTTGCCGAGGTTGCGGATCTGTTCGGCGATCAGGAACATGATCACCGGCCAGCCGACCAGGAAGCCGATCGAATAGATCAGGCCGTCATAGCCCGAGGCAAACACCAGGCCCGAGATCCCGAGGAAGGAGGCCGCCGACATATAGTCGCCGGCGATCGCCAGGCCGTTTTGGAGCCCTGTGATCCCTCCG
It encodes:
- a CDS encoding DsbE family thiol:disulfide interchange protein translates to MNPSAKRALIPLGVFLALAALLFYGLQLDPRQIPSPLVGKPAPEFSLPDLKDPNRTLTRDILIGEVSLVNVWASWCPSCRQEHAELMRIAREYGVRVIGFNWKDTRSEALAMLRRFGDPYTVSLYDPDNQAGIDWGVYGAPESFVVDAEGIIRHKRVGPIDAQVWAKEIQPIVEQYRKGKS
- a CDS encoding heme lyase CcmF/NrfE family subunit, whose amino-acid sequence is MVPELGHFALLLALMLTLVQASVPLIGSFTGNRAWMAMARPLAWGQLSFIGIAFLCLLIAFLGDDFSVLYVASNSNTLMPTPYKVSAIWGAHEGSLLLWVLMLAGWGAAVAQFSRHLPLPMIARVLSVQAMVAIGFLLFMLLTSNPFERIFPAPPEGRDLNPLLQDPGLAIHPPLLYMGYVGFSVAFAFAIAALIGGKLDAAWARWSRPWTTMAWVFLTIGIALGSWWAYYELGWGGWWFWDPVENASFMPWLVGTALIHSLAVTEKRAAFKNWTVLLAIATFSLSLLGTFLVRSGVLTSVHAFATDPARGTFILLFLCLVIGGSLALYAWRAPTISGGGRFDLLSRETFLLINNLLLSTLAALVLFGTLAPLIYEAAGWGKISVGFPWFNKMFVALSPLLILATAIGPHVHWKHDEPWRLVRALWIALALGVTAFLAVSLPGMSADQIATGFGVGMAVWLVVAHVLGLFERLRHKGGLRALKADLAGNSRGYYGMWLAHLGLAVFIVGVTLVSIHGEETDVRLSPGASHEVAGYRFQFNGVTAVPGPNYRAFRGDFIVYRGEREIARLSPEKRHYLSGGMPMTEAAIDAGLLRDIYVSLGEPVGTQGDWAVRLYYKPYVRWIWLGCLLMAIGGAWAATDRRYRTVRQTATVPTGIALAKA
- the ccmE gene encoding cytochrome c maturation protein CcmE; translation: MKARQKRLLFVGLAILGIGAASTLAITALQSNLSYFFSPSQVLAKEAPSNHVFRLGGLVTKGSLRRQDEGLTVYFDVTDNVATVKVAYEGILPDLFKEGSGVVAKGRLRPDGVFQAEEVLAKHDEEYMPPEVASTLQTAHAEGVAGAAGQPPANSGAAH
- the ccmD gene encoding heme exporter protein CcmD, with product MSDFLSQGGYAFFVWGAYGMVALVLVAEVLQLRLQQRTIWARLGRLARLSQSSRSE
- the ccsA gene encoding cytochrome c biogenesis protein CcsA gives rise to the protein MTLNWFKFASPATFYPLAGRLIPPFWILTGVLLVIGLYWGFFQTPDQLGGSNAQKEYYRIIFVHVPAAWMSMWLYVVLVFWAALGLVFNTRLSFMMANAVAPTGAVFTFLALWTGAFWGRPSWGTYWDWDPRLTSELVLFFLYIGYIALHAAIDDTRRADRASALLAIVGLVMVPVIYWSINCPDPTQCAALHQRSGLGKIESNILFSMLTMTLAFWMYSFATSLMRLRAIILRREAEASWVQELLNRERSR
- the ccmB gene encoding heme exporter protein CcmB, with protein sequence MWAVFWCILKRDLLLALRRRTEVLTTLFFFVIVVSLFPLGVGTERQVLQILGPGVVWVAALLASMLALERLFAADYEDGTLEQMLLTPQPLSLLVLAKVGAHWLLTGLPLVLIAPLVGMQYHLSEAQIGIMMLALLLGTPILSLIGAIGAALTLGLRGGGILLSLLILPLYIPVLVYGAGAVEVSRIALTDTEPYLMLLSAFLLAALTLAPLASAAALKISLE
- the ccmA gene encoding cytochrome c biogenesis heme-transporting ATPase CcmA, giving the protein MLEVIGLECRRGDRRLFSGLDLVLGPGTLLHVRGRNGSGKTTLLRTLCGLFTPDAGEVRWRGESIRTLAEDYRRELLYCGHLNGIKSDLTGLENLAIAARLDGDPVGSDAVWQALARIGLRGFEDLPTRMLSQGQKRRVALARLILSRARLWVLDEPFTALDVEAVALLQGLIAEHLAGGGLVVLTTHQEVPLTSGQVARLDLGG
- the rlmKL gene encoding bifunctional 23S rRNA (guanine(2069)-N(7))-methyltransferase RlmK/23S rRNA (guanine(2445)-N(2))-methyltransferase RlmL; translation: MSDHLFFASAPKHLGSLLAEELTRLGMAEATETRGGARFSGRIEDGYRACLWSRIANRILLPLAQVSLGGPDEIRDSALKIPWEEHLAPERTFAIQFDGQLEGVTHPHFAILQVKDAIADRFNRLYGRRPSVDPESPDLRIHLYGNCDTLAFSLDLSGESLHQRGYREAGFAAPLKENLAAALLLRAGWPEIAAEGGSLIDPMCGSGTLVIEGALIAADIAPGLLRKRFGFHGWIQHDELAWQRLLAEARLRRTAGLKRLGALRGYDIDPNAIRASLHHLKRAGLAGLAHFECRELADCRPGREEDEGLVIVNPPYGERLGANEDLGQLYARLGMLLRERFLGWRAAVLTANPELGKRLGLRATRIHSLYNGPIECRLLSFQVEPRYFISHLPRPLPPAERSPGATMLANRLKKNLRALRQWREREGIDCLRLYDADLPEYALAIDLYEGDRRFVHVQEYAAPPSIDPKQARRRLREALGLIPEVLEVPCEQVFLKVRRPQKGRAQYERLAQTRRFHEVAEYGHRFLVNFEDYLDTGLFLNHREVRRLIGALAAGKRFLNLFAYTGTATVYAAKGGAVSTTTVDLSRTYLNWAARNLELNGIQGPNHRLIQADCLRWIESMFGRCRFDLIFLDPPSFSTSKRMQGTLDIQRDHVAIIQSTMRLLEPGGRLIFSNNLRRFRLDLEGLAPFEVSDISAQTLPRDFARNPRLHHCWVIQHPGPPPHWMDRGDDEVRHA
- a CDS encoding YajD family HNH nuclease, producing MATHNPPRHGKTGKPIDTAKLDQVVAKARKASEERAAGYRDQALKLYPWVCGRCARTFTRENLRELTVHHKDMDHDNNPPDGSNWELLCIYCHDNEHQKYEEHLAALARGTGKPAKASANAGSAATFNPFAGLADLLNKD
- a CDS encoding cation acetate symporter, which gives rise to MKRFYLWGVLLALLAPFALVAAPALSGEVERQTTNVTAIVMFLAFVAATLGITYWAAKRTRSAKDFYTAGGGITGLQNGLAIAGDYMSAASFLGISGLVFASGYDGLIYSIGFLVGWPVIMFLIAEQIRNLGKFTFADVSAYRFDQTRIRTLAAISSLVVVAFYLIAQMVGAGKLIQLLFGLDYWMAVVVVGVLMMIYVIFGGMTATTWVQIIKAVLLLSGATFMAVAALSSFGFSPEEMFRQAVATHPKGLAIMSPGSLVTDPFNAISLGLALMFGTAGLPHILMRFFTVPDAKEARKSVFYATGFIGYFYILTFIIGFAAIVLLAQHPAFFKPEALATDGSLIKEQLVKGLDGGTNMVAIRLAEAVGGNLFLGFISAVAFATILAVVAGLTLAGASAISHDLYASVIARGHGNETTEIRISKIATFGLGLLAIALGIAFESQNVAFMVGLAFAVAASANFPVLVTSILWGRMTTHGALAGGLVGLISAVVLTVLSKAVWGDVFGNLGADGKPVGLIALNNPAIVSMPLAFVAIWIVSLLDRSERARRECQAFEAQRVRCETGIGAEGALEH